The following proteins are co-located in the Desulfomonile tiedjei genome:
- a CDS encoding FadR family transcriptional regulator, whose amino-acid sequence MFHEVRQNKVSLNIISQIREAILSGTLNPGDRLPPEKELVSNFGVSKHSLREAIRALEAMGFLEVRKGAVGGAVVLEVDMKITRESISNFLYFKNVSVQDLSEVRKIFEPHLARLAAEHLSEKDLDDLAATHQACLQAITSGAPIYAHEIAFHRIIARASGNPVFILIQDFVNSVLEDSKRHLRPGLSSSEEVFRAHDRIFEAIRARDPERAAAEMYDHVCQVERSLGELQRQRDEDLKMRKLSAVGATASAANHLNIEEIP is encoded by the coding sequence TTGTTTCACGAGGTCCGACAAAACAAGGTCTCCTTGAACATCATCTCTCAGATCCGAGAAGCTATACTCAGTGGAACGCTCAATCCGGGTGACAGACTGCCACCTGAGAAAGAGTTGGTGAGCAATTTCGGGGTGAGCAAGCATTCCCTTCGGGAAGCCATCCGGGCCTTGGAGGCGATGGGTTTTCTCGAAGTGCGCAAGGGCGCGGTCGGCGGGGCGGTGGTGCTGGAAGTGGACATGAAGATCACCAGGGAGTCCATCTCCAATTTTCTCTATTTCAAGAACGTTTCCGTACAGGACCTGTCAGAGGTCCGGAAGATCTTTGAGCCTCATTTGGCCCGGCTGGCAGCCGAACATTTGAGCGAGAAGGATTTGGATGATCTGGCGGCTACACATCAGGCCTGTTTGCAAGCCATCACGAGTGGCGCCCCTATATATGCGCATGAGATAGCTTTTCACCGCATAATTGCCAGGGCAAGCGGAAACCCTGTCTTCATACTCATTCAGGATTTCGTCAATAGTGTGCTGGAGGACAGCAAGCGACATCTCAGGCCGGGGCTGAGTTCCAGCGAAGAAGTATTCAGGGCCCACGACCGCATTTTCGAGGCAATTCGGGCTCGCGACCCTGAACGCGCGGCGGCGGAGATGTACGATCACGTGTGTCAGGTTGAGCGCTCTCTGGGAGAACTCCAAAGGCAGAGGGACGAGGACCTGAAAATGAGAAAGCTAAGTGCTGTGGGCGCTACTGCGAGTGCCGCAAATCATCTCAACATTGAAGAGATCCCATAG
- a CDS encoding enoyl-CoA hydratase/isomerase family protein → MDLKHTRYEVNRGVATVTLYRPEQMNAFTPDMAGDLLEIFVNADQDDSVRAVVVTGAGQAFCAGADLSHGSSTFDFSENEGKKVSISEHRDRGGKVALAIFNCRKPVIAAINGHAVGIGITMTLPMDIRIVAADAKIGFVFARRGVVPEACSSWFLPRIVGVSRAAEILLTGRIFPAEENAAPGLFNYVLPREAVLPKALEIASEIAERTSAVSVALSKALLWHGLAEKDPQSTHLVDSKCMYWCGREKDAAEGVRSFLDKRPPKFTMSPTNDMPDFYPWWKEPKV, encoded by the coding sequence ATGGATTTGAAGCATACCCGATACGAGGTAAACAGAGGCGTTGCCACGGTAACACTTTACCGCCCTGAGCAGATGAACGCGTTCACGCCGGATATGGCCGGGGACCTGCTGGAGATTTTCGTCAACGCGGATCAAGACGACTCGGTCCGAGCCGTCGTTGTCACCGGAGCGGGCCAGGCTTTTTGTGCAGGAGCAGACCTGTCGCACGGCTCTTCCACCTTCGACTTCTCCGAGAACGAAGGCAAGAAGGTCTCGATAAGCGAACACCGAGATCGAGGAGGCAAAGTCGCCCTGGCAATTTTCAACTGCCGTAAGCCGGTTATCGCAGCAATAAACGGCCATGCCGTGGGAATAGGGATTACGATGACCCTGCCTATGGATATCCGAATTGTTGCAGCGGATGCCAAAATCGGCTTCGTTTTTGCGCGCCGCGGGGTAGTGCCGGAAGCCTGCTCGTCTTGGTTTCTGCCTCGCATTGTGGGTGTTTCCAGGGCTGCGGAAATCTTACTCACCGGACGAATCTTTCCAGCCGAAGAAAACGCGGCCCCTGGATTGTTCAATTACGTGCTTCCGCGTGAGGCCGTATTGCCCAAGGCGTTGGAAATTGCAAGCGAAATTGCGGAACGCACGTCAGCGGTTTCGGTTGCCCTCAGCAAGGCTCTTCTCTGGCACGGTCTCGCGGAAAAGGACCCGCAGTCCACGCATCTTGTTGACTCCAAGTGTATGTATTGGTGCGGTCGAGAGAAAGACGCGGCCGAAGGGGTCCGGAGCTTCCTGGACAAGCGACCTCCGAAGTTCACGATGAGTCCCACAAACGATATGCCTGACTTTTATCCGTGGTGGAAAGAGCCCAAGGTATAG
- a CDS encoding xanthine dehydrogenase family protein, with amino-acid sequence MSKNSDEKKKVKVLTKERTDFLPLIRFREAELAVAGQSVTRTDDPLKVTGKLKFGADYLQEGFLHGKILRSPYPHALIRSIDTTEAEKLEGVVAVLTAKDVPGRNGFGAIIPDQPVICGDKVRFVGDGVALVAAETERIAQEALALIQVQYEALPAVFDPRDALKDDAPKVHDKGNLLSYDKLRKGDVEKGFAEADVILERTYQVPFLEHAYMEPDMVMAVPQPNGTMLVEGPMQAPFTVRRNVAPVLGLPINMVRCRQIHMGGGFGGKEDSPIDLGCRAALLAYHTGQPVVMALEREEVTLQTAKRHPMIMEVKIGAKKDGALVAFEGVIYDEQGAYASLGPRIPPAGGSHVHAMVMMPGPYVIPNVKVDAYLCYTNHPYGGAMRGFGAPQVHIAHEQIMDELALDLGVSPMEIRQKNAFELGSDTATGQVLDQSVGLKETLDACADAFEWDRRFKETGYIDEERTKRRGVGIGMGWYRTSVGTMGDACGANVHLHEDGSVLLYTGITEMGQGSFTVLPQICAEELGVRPEDVRLVQPDTDLVPESGPTVGSRSTTLMGNAIIMAARQVKASLVEAASEMLNIPSERLEFRDRKVYDRDNPGTSVEFKQVATRCMATGRRLIGQGWWAPPAPSLDPETGQGNPYFVYTYSTHMAQVVVDVETGEVEIEYYVAAFDVGKAINPRALEGQIEGGVAMGLGYALMEEVVVQDGVIQNTNLQDYLIPTALDVPDIQPVILEMANELGPYGAKGIGEMPNIPATPAILNAISNACGGRVRSLPADPEKVFLAIKEAGGPPKN; translated from the coding sequence ATGTCTAAGAATAGCGATGAGAAGAAAAAGGTTAAGGTCCTAACCAAAGAGAGGACCGATTTCTTGCCGTTGATCAGGTTCAGGGAAGCCGAATTGGCAGTGGCCGGGCAGTCGGTGACCAGGACGGATGACCCTCTCAAGGTGACCGGCAAGCTCAAGTTTGGGGCCGATTACCTGCAAGAGGGTTTCCTGCATGGGAAGATCTTGCGCAGTCCCTATCCTCATGCTCTAATCAGATCCATTGACACCACGGAAGCCGAGAAACTTGAGGGAGTGGTGGCTGTGCTCACAGCCAAGGACGTGCCGGGACGCAATGGCTTCGGAGCCATCATCCCCGACCAGCCGGTGATCTGCGGCGACAAGGTGCGCTTTGTGGGCGACGGCGTGGCCCTGGTGGCGGCTGAAACCGAAAGGATAGCCCAGGAGGCTCTTGCCCTCATACAGGTGCAATACGAGGCCTTGCCCGCTGTGTTCGACCCGCGCGATGCTTTAAAGGACGACGCTCCCAAAGTCCACGACAAGGGCAACCTGCTCTCCTACGACAAGCTCCGCAAAGGAGATGTGGAAAAAGGTTTTGCAGAAGCTGACGTAATCTTGGAGCGGACCTATCAGGTCCCCTTCCTGGAACATGCCTATATGGAACCTGACATGGTAATGGCCGTGCCTCAGCCCAACGGGACAATGCTGGTGGAAGGCCCCATGCAGGCACCGTTTACGGTCCGTCGTAACGTAGCTCCTGTGTTGGGTTTGCCCATAAATATGGTCCGGTGCCGCCAAATTCACATGGGCGGAGGCTTCGGAGGCAAGGAGGACTCGCCGATCGACTTGGGCTGCCGTGCAGCGCTGCTGGCCTACCACACAGGGCAGCCGGTGGTCATGGCCCTGGAGCGAGAGGAGGTAACTCTCCAGACGGCCAAACGCCATCCCATGATCATGGAAGTCAAGATCGGAGCCAAAAAAGACGGCGCCCTGGTCGCGTTCGAGGGGGTGATTTATGACGAGCAGGGAGCTTACGCTTCCCTGGGGCCGAGAATTCCTCCTGCCGGTGGTTCTCATGTGCATGCAATGGTCATGATGCCCGGGCCCTATGTGATCCCCAACGTAAAGGTGGACGCTTACCTCTGCTATACCAATCATCCTTACGGAGGGGCCATGCGTGGCTTTGGGGCCCCCCAGGTGCACATCGCGCATGAGCAAATTATGGACGAACTGGCACTGGACCTGGGCGTCAGTCCCATGGAGATTCGGCAAAAGAACGCCTTCGAGCTAGGTTCGGACACGGCTACCGGTCAGGTTTTGGATCAAAGCGTTGGGCTGAAGGAGACTCTCGATGCTTGCGCTGACGCGTTCGAATGGGATCGACGCTTCAAAGAGACGGGCTACATTGACGAGGAGCGGACCAAACGTCGTGGAGTGGGCATCGGCATGGGGTGGTACCGCACAAGCGTAGGCACGATGGGAGACGCTTGCGGGGCTAACGTGCACCTGCACGAAGACGGATCGGTGCTTCTGTACACCGGCATCACCGAAATGGGGCAAGGGTCTTTCACCGTGCTGCCTCAAATCTGTGCAGAAGAGCTGGGAGTACGCCCGGAGGATGTTCGCCTCGTCCAGCCCGATACAGACTTGGTGCCCGAATCAGGGCCCACCGTGGGCAGCCGTTCTACCACCCTCATGGGCAATGCCATCATAATGGCCGCGCGCCAGGTGAAAGCATCGCTGGTCGAGGCAGCCTCCGAGATGCTTAACATCCCTTCCGAGAGGCTCGAGTTCAGGGACCGCAAGGTGTACGACCGCGATAATCCCGGTACATCCGTTGAATTCAAGCAAGTGGCTACCCGATGCATGGCTACGGGCAGGAGGCTTATCGGCCAGGGCTGGTGGGCCCCACCTGCCCCGAGCCTGGATCCCGAGACCGGTCAGGGCAATCCTTATTTCGTTTACACCTATTCCACCCACATGGCCCAGGTGGTGGTTGATGTCGAAACCGGGGAGGTGGAGATCGAGTATTACGTGGCAGCGTTTGACGTGGGCAAGGCCATCAACCCTCGCGCCCTGGAAGGCCAGATTGAAGGTGGTGTGGCCATGGGCTTGGGATACGCTCTCATGGAGGAGGTGGTCGTGCAGGATGGCGTCATACAAAACACCAACCTGCAAGACTATCTCATACCGACTGCCCTGGACGTTCCTGACATCCAACCGGTAATTCTGGAGATGGCCAACGAGTTGGGTCCCTATGGGGCTAAAGGTATTGGAGAAATGCCCAACATACCCGCAACGCCGGCAATTTTGAATGCCATCAGCAACGCGTGTGGAGGAAGAGTGCGGTCATTGCCGGCCGATCCCGAAAAGGTCTTTCTGGCTATCAAAGAGGCCGGTGGACCACCGAAAAACTAA
- a CDS encoding (2Fe-2S)-binding protein — MSGIQFSFKLNGRTVEVAVSPGTLLVDLLRENFGLTGTKAGCRQGECGACTVLVDGEAYNSCLIPALKVQGREVTTIEGLQNADGSLDPLQEAFMDVGAAQCGFCTPGMIMNAKALLSRNPNPDDKEIRKALSGVLCRCTGYRKIVQAVKNVASNGRS, encoded by the coding sequence ATGAGCGGTATCCAGTTTTCATTCAAATTGAACGGACGGACCGTCGAGGTGGCGGTTAGCCCCGGCACCCTGCTGGTTGACCTCCTCAGAGAGAATTTCGGTCTGACCGGAACCAAGGCGGGGTGTCGCCAAGGAGAATGCGGCGCTTGCACGGTACTGGTCGATGGAGAAGCTTACAATTCCTGCTTGATCCCTGCGCTCAAGGTGCAAGGCCGAGAGGTTACCACTATAGAAGGATTGCAGAATGCCGACGGATCGTTGGATCCCCTCCAGGAGGCGTTTATGGACGTGGGTGCGGCGCAATGCGGTTTCTGCACGCCCGGGATGATCATGAACGCGAAGGCCCTTTTGAGCAGAAATCCGAACCCGGACGATAAGGAAATCAGGAAAGCCCTATCCGGCGTCCTTTGCCGCTGCACCGGTTACCGCAAGATCGTCCAGGCAGTCAAGAATGTGGCCTCCAACGGCCGGTCCTAG
- a CDS encoding efflux RND transporter periplasmic adaptor subunit, translating into MNRKELIGILAVVFAGLLMAVALSFSAKKASRSGHDHGDGHDHGAHGSEHAGHAHEGPNGGKILKEGNLQLEVLVHEKGTAPHFRVFCTNDQKRLDPKEVKVSIELRRLGDRVSVFELVPDKDFLFSREEVEEPHSFEVKVFAERAGEKFEWEYWKIEDRLELTPQLATKVGLETDTAGPGKIRSVKEMPGEIVFNADRITHIVPRVPGVVHQVLKNLGDTVHPGEVIAVIDSRELGEAKSKYLVALERQKLARYNFERAQRLWDKETIPEKEFLTAQKNYLEEKIEQNAAARKLMTMGLSDSEVESLSSSSLKDLTHFTLRAPLEGVVVRKHLSPGEWVKEDAEIYMIADLSTVWVEITVYAKDLDTVRLGQRATVKYDSSGLEASGTVSYLGPVVGEETRTAKGRVVVPNPDQKWRPGMFVKVAVESEEVSAPVVVLTDAIQSHRNLSGVFVKYEDEYEFRPLVLGRSDNRFTEVIKGLSPGEAYVSRNGFILKAELGKAGMSHQH; encoded by the coding sequence ATGAATAGGAAAGAACTGATCGGTATCCTGGCAGTAGTTTTCGCAGGTCTGCTGATGGCGGTCGCACTGAGTTTCTCTGCAAAGAAAGCCTCCAGGAGCGGCCACGATCACGGTGATGGTCATGATCACGGCGCACACGGCAGCGAACATGCGGGCCACGCACACGAAGGTCCGAACGGCGGCAAAATACTCAAAGAGGGAAATCTTCAGCTCGAAGTATTGGTCCACGAGAAAGGGACCGCTCCGCACTTTCGGGTCTTTTGTACGAACGACCAGAAGCGGCTCGATCCCAAGGAGGTGAAAGTCTCCATCGAGTTGAGACGCCTCGGTGACAGGGTGAGCGTTTTTGAGCTTGTGCCGGACAAGGACTTCCTCTTTAGCCGGGAAGAGGTGGAGGAACCGCATTCTTTCGAAGTTAAGGTCTTTGCGGAACGAGCGGGCGAGAAGTTCGAATGGGAATACTGGAAAATAGAGGACCGGCTGGAACTGACCCCTCAACTGGCCACCAAGGTGGGACTTGAAACAGACACCGCCGGCCCCGGGAAAATTAGATCAGTTAAGGAAATGCCGGGAGAGATCGTCTTCAATGCGGACCGGATAACTCACATCGTGCCCCGCGTGCCGGGCGTAGTCCACCAGGTGCTCAAGAACTTGGGCGACACGGTTCACCCGGGCGAGGTCATAGCAGTCATTGACAGTCGAGAACTGGGCGAGGCCAAGAGCAAGTATCTCGTGGCATTGGAGCGACAAAAACTGGCCCGCTACAACTTTGAAAGGGCGCAGCGCCTTTGGGACAAGGAGACTATCCCGGAAAAGGAATTCCTGACTGCGCAAAAAAACTATCTAGAAGAGAAAATCGAACAGAATGCGGCAGCGCGCAAGCTCATGACAATGGGCCTGTCCGACAGTGAAGTTGAATCGCTATCGTCAAGCTCTCTGAAAGACCTAACGCACTTCACCCTCCGAGCACCGTTAGAGGGCGTTGTCGTGAGAAAGCATCTGTCACCGGGCGAGTGGGTAAAAGAAGACGCGGAGATATACATGATCGCTGATCTCTCGACAGTGTGGGTTGAAATAACCGTATATGCAAAGGATTTGGACACAGTTCGGTTAGGGCAGCGCGCAACGGTCAAGTACGATTCCTCCGGACTCGAAGCCTCCGGCACTGTCTCCTACCTCGGCCCTGTCGTAGGTGAAGAGACGCGTACCGCCAAGGGCCGGGTTGTGGTCCCCAATCCGGACCAGAAATGGCGTCCCGGTATGTTCGTGAAGGTCGCAGTGGAGAGCGAAGAGGTCTCGGCACCCGTAGTGGTCCTTACCGATGCAATTCAGAGCCACCGAAACCTGTCCGGCGTCTTCGTCAAATATGAAGATGAGTATGAGTTTCGTCCTTTGGTACTCGGGCGGAGCGACAATCGATTCACCGAGGTGATCAAAGGGTTGTCGCCTGGAGAGGCCTACGTGTCCCGCAACGGTTTCATCCTGAAGGCCGAGCTGGGCAAAGCCGGCATGTCCCATCAGCACTAG
- a CDS encoding FAD-dependent oxidoreductase, whose product MEHFSYDVLVLGSGAAGLRAAIAAREAGLGVCVVSKGSPGKSTCTGVSAGVMAGSVDAGATHAHLERTLQSGRGINQRELAEVLVSEAPLRLDELRRWGISGEFRNGYLFSGGRAPVQGEALVHCLLKKAQELGAQFMGNLLATDLVMEGGSAGITAYSQASGTWIAITAKAAVLATGGAAALYLRNDNPKRMLGEGYRLALGAGAVLQDLEFVQFYPLCLAEAGLAPLVIPPRLADCGRLMNELGEDLLEKHGIQERPAGERARDRLSQGLFTEMYRNGHEALLDLSNLTDEQWRIDPFSASMSHLLGENCGAMSRPVRVAPAAHHTMGGVSINRAGETSVQGLFAAGEVTGGLHGANRMGGNALSETLVFGARAGSSAADWAKHGSDKHWRSILTRLTDRRESKETAKPTVAELRKRLREIMWQDGGIIRNREGLIRASEAVQEIREEVGEAAAGQEGSDLASTLELSSATRVAGLILDGALRRQESRGAHCREDFPEQDDDKWRGHLQVHINANGEDVWKFEPNLPS is encoded by the coding sequence TTGGAACACTTCTCGTATGACGTTTTGGTGCTTGGTAGTGGGGCCGCGGGCCTCAGGGCGGCTATAGCGGCGCGTGAGGCAGGGCTTGGAGTCTGCGTGGTTTCAAAGGGAAGCCCCGGCAAATCCACTTGCACCGGTGTCAGTGCCGGGGTAATGGCGGGCTCTGTGGATGCAGGCGCAACTCATGCGCACCTTGAGCGCACCCTCCAGTCCGGCCGCGGGATAAACCAACGAGAACTTGCTGAGGTACTGGTTTCAGAGGCCCCTCTGCGGTTGGATGAATTGCGCAGGTGGGGTATCTCCGGTGAATTTCGGAACGGGTACCTTTTTTCCGGGGGACGCGCGCCGGTGCAAGGGGAGGCGCTCGTCCATTGTCTTCTCAAAAAGGCTCAGGAATTGGGTGCCCAGTTCATGGGCAATCTTTTGGCCACCGATCTGGTCATGGAAGGCGGATCTGCCGGAATAACCGCATATTCGCAGGCATCGGGGACATGGATTGCCATCACGGCCAAAGCAGCGGTCTTGGCCACCGGCGGAGCGGCCGCGCTGTATCTGCGAAATGACAATCCGAAGCGCATGCTGGGCGAAGGATATCGACTAGCTCTTGGAGCAGGTGCGGTACTTCAGGACCTGGAATTTGTGCAGTTCTACCCGTTGTGTCTGGCCGAAGCGGGATTGGCACCACTGGTAATTCCTCCGAGACTTGCCGACTGCGGGCGACTGATGAACGAGCTAGGCGAAGACCTTCTCGAAAAGCATGGCATTCAAGAGCGCCCTGCAGGGGAACGGGCGCGGGATCGCCTGTCCCAGGGACTCTTCACGGAGATGTATCGAAACGGCCACGAGGCCTTGCTCGACCTGAGTAACCTGACCGACGAGCAGTGGCGTATTGACCCTTTCTCCGCGTCCATGAGCCACTTGCTGGGAGAGAATTGTGGAGCGATGTCCCGCCCGGTGAGGGTTGCCCCTGCTGCTCATCACACTATGGGAGGAGTCAGTATCAACCGCGCCGGGGAAACATCGGTTCAGGGTCTGTTTGCTGCAGGGGAAGTCACAGGTGGGCTCCACGGCGCGAACCGGATGGGTGGAAATGCTTTGAGCGAAACCCTTGTTTTCGGGGCAAGGGCCGGAAGCTCCGCGGCTGATTGGGCCAAACACGGAAGCGACAAGCATTGGCGATCGATTTTGACGCGTTTGACCGACCGCCGTGAGAGCAAGGAAACCGCCAAACCCACTGTGGCCGAACTTCGAAAAAGGCTCAGAGAGATCATGTGGCAGGATGGCGGAATCATACGCAACCGAGAGGGGCTCATTCGAGCATCAGAAGCTGTGCAAGAAATACGCGAAGAGGTCGGGGAAGCTGCCGCTGGGCAAGAGGGCTCAGACCTGGCCAGTACCCTCGAATTGAGTTCCGCTACAAGAGTGGCCGGTCTCATCCTCGATGGGGCGCTGAGAAGGCAAGAGAGTCGTGGCGCACACTGTCGCGAAGATTTCCCTGAACAAGACGACGATAAGTGGCGGGGACATCTTCAGGTCCATATCAACGCCAACGGAGAGGATGTCTGGAAATTTGAGCCAAACTTGCCTTCATGA
- a CDS encoding ABC transporter substrate-binding protein codes for MKNSRTVLFVCLIVATLILGIVGPGLAQTPERINIGLMFGLTGPASPIGPVQMQGAKMAIDEINAAGGVKVGGQRFLIRAVVRDDETKGDVAVRRFKEMREQFKMVGLVGSTFAGISKDLNTEIRTQPVLYISACVAPIDMFAKTELAPTTFGIHGTAYAIGYSGAAYIATKLKHKKVYFFAPAYAFGRDQYAGAKAAFAKYGVEVTYDEAPVDTADYTPYLKKIADAQPDICMLGQWGTGAIAVLKQANEMGLKNKTKVWFNWMTNVFGSGVPPEALDGVYSLMSWYWDLEGFEDAEVVKAGKAFVEKYQNQYGEPPDPYAGMAYVGCRELIRGIELAQSTDPGKIAEAIGKSPEFLSMKGPGKWREDHQPIFKYGAFVVQGKGPKDRKGKWDLVKVIGAYTGDDYLPSLKSEGY; via the coding sequence TTGAAGAATAGCAGGACGGTTTTGTTTGTCTGTTTGATTGTTGCAACTCTAATCCTGGGAATTGTTGGCCCGGGACTGGCTCAGACGCCTGAAAGGATTAATATCGGGCTGATGTTCGGCCTCACCGGCCCGGCATCGCCCATCGGCCCCGTGCAGATGCAGGGCGCCAAAATGGCCATTGATGAAATTAACGCGGCCGGAGGGGTTAAGGTGGGAGGCCAGCGGTTTCTCATCCGGGCCGTGGTCAGGGATGACGAGACCAAGGGTGATGTGGCTGTGCGCCGCTTCAAGGAGATGCGAGAGCAGTTCAAAATGGTGGGTCTCGTGGGCTCTACCTTTGCAGGTATTTCCAAGGACCTGAACACTGAGATTCGTACTCAGCCTGTTCTGTATATATCGGCATGCGTGGCCCCGATAGACATGTTCGCAAAGACCGAATTGGCGCCAACCACCTTTGGCATCCATGGCACCGCCTACGCGATCGGATATTCAGGCGCTGCGTACATTGCCACCAAGCTGAAGCACAAGAAAGTCTACTTCTTCGCGCCGGCCTACGCCTTCGGTCGCGACCAATACGCGGGAGCAAAAGCGGCCTTTGCCAAATACGGCGTGGAAGTAACCTACGATGAGGCTCCCGTCGATACGGCCGACTACACCCCCTACCTCAAGAAGATTGCCGACGCGCAGCCGGACATTTGCATGCTGGGCCAATGGGGTACAGGCGCCATTGCGGTGCTGAAGCAGGCCAATGAGATGGGTCTGAAGAACAAGACCAAGGTTTGGTTCAACTGGATGACCAACGTCTTCGGCAGCGGCGTACCGCCTGAGGCCCTCGACGGTGTCTATTCCTTGATGTCCTGGTATTGGGATCTGGAAGGTTTCGAGGATGCAGAGGTGGTCAAGGCGGGCAAAGCCTTCGTGGAGAAATACCAGAATCAGTACGGCGAGCCGCCCGATCCTTACGCGGGAATGGCCTACGTGGGATGCAGGGAGCTTATCCGAGGCATCGAATTGGCTCAGTCCACCGACCCCGGCAAAATCGCCGAGGCGATTGGAAAGAGTCCCGAATTCCTTTCTATGAAGGGACCGGGCAAATGGCGCGAAGACCATCAGCCGATCTTCAAATATGGCGCGTTCGTGGTCCAGGGTAAAGGGCCCAAAGACCGCAAAGGCAAATGGGACCTGGTCAAGGTCATTGGAGCCTATACCGGCGACGACTACCTGCCCTCCCTGAAGAGTGAGGGTTATTAA
- a CDS encoding FAD binding domain-containing protein — protein MAQAFKDLHWRRDIPLKEYLVPETLSEALRMLGERKGRARTIAGGTDVIVELRKRDYEVDALVDISRIPGMGGIDLQGDDIIIGALATHAQVAASPLIKEKAGLLASACAAVGSPQIRGIATVAGNLVSGRPAADSSIPLLALDARVTIASTNGDRVVKLQEFFLDLGKTAVDPSREILTRIEFKPLGPNQGCSFQRLSKRKALALPMLVCAVVVTTDPAKQAITESAIALGPVAPVPFRDKHIEDLIKGKPATLQTLQEASENTCVHCSPRGSLLRGSSEYRQEMVKVLVKRGLRKALEQAGCTL, from the coding sequence ATGGCGCAAGCCTTTAAGGATTTGCATTGGCGCAGGGACATTCCCCTGAAAGAATACCTGGTCCCGGAGACCCTATCTGAGGCCCTCCGGATGCTGGGAGAGCGCAAAGGTCGGGCCAGGACAATAGCTGGAGGCACGGATGTCATAGTGGAGCTTCGCAAACGCGACTACGAGGTGGATGCCCTGGTTGACATCAGCAGGATTCCGGGGATGGGCGGAATTGACCTCCAAGGAGACGATATAATTATTGGCGCTCTGGCTACCCACGCCCAGGTCGCGGCTTCCCCTCTCATAAAGGAAAAAGCGGGACTTTTGGCTTCCGCGTGCGCCGCCGTGGGCTCCCCCCAAATCCGCGGGATAGCCACCGTGGCCGGAAATCTAGTCAGCGGCCGGCCCGCTGCTGATTCCAGCATCCCTTTATTGGCCTTGGACGCTCGAGTGACTATCGCCTCTACCAACGGAGACCGAGTGGTAAAGCTCCAGGAGTTCTTCTTGGATTTGGGAAAGACCGCGGTGGATCCCAGTCGCGAAATCCTGACTCGAATCGAATTCAAGCCGCTGGGGCCCAACCAAGGATGCAGCTTCCAGCGCCTGAGCAAGCGAAAAGCCCTGGCCCTGCCAATGCTGGTATGTGCGGTGGTGGTGACGACAGACCCGGCTAAGCAGGCCATAACCGAATCAGCTATCGCTTTGGGTCCGGTGGCTCCGGTACCGTTTCGTGACAAGCACATTGAAGACTTGATTAAGGGCAAGCCGGCCACTCTCCAAACCCTGCAAGAAGCTTCTGAAAACACTTGTGTCCACTGCTCCCCCCGAGGCAGCCTCCTGAGAGGTTCGAGCGAGTACCGGCAGGAAATGGTAAAAGTTCTCGTGAAGAGAGGCTTGCGAAAGGCTCTGGAGCAGGCGGGCTGCACTCTGTAA